TTTTAAATAAATCTAAAGGAATAAAATATCTTTTGCTCAATCTAACTAACCTAAAATAGAATATTTGAAACGGCTGCTTGGGACAGCAGTTTAGCGACCTTAGGGACCATAGGGCTCACATCGGCTTGACCACATGCGGGAGACAGCATTTTAGGGACCATAGGGCTCAGATGGGCTCGATGGCATGCTTTCTTCTCATTTGTCAAAATAAACACACGTGTTTCATTTGTTCATGATAATTGGTAAACTAACGTCTCACGTAATGAGACAAatctgaaatttttttatttttattattatttttttttacattaaattctttagtgaaaaaaaataaagaaaaggaataCAAAGTACAAACACAAGCAAGCCTATCTTTATCATGCATTTATTATATGATCAGTACCTCGCCCCACGTCCCACGTCAATCTCAAAGAGGCGGCCCACCTTATCTCCACAGCTTTTGTACTAATTATGAACCGACTTTTTtggtttatttttattaaagGATCTTAATATTATAGGATAAGAGAACTTTTAAAATATTCATAATACAGATAAATTCTGAAAATTACATTTTTTTCAGAAAAAGTCTATAGTTGGAAGTGTATATACACCCACCAACACTCTGTTGCTATGTTAAAAGAGCTCtcattatttgatatttaagtTTCCTATAAAAACTCGagcattaatatatttttttattagtttcttGTTAGCTAATACCCTTAGTTGACCTAATATTTCCTCTCCATATTTAACTTTTAACTCCGAAATCTTAAGAAggctcaaataaaataatatagatTTAGAGTCTAAACTCATACTGCGTTTAGGAGtatgaattttagggtttcaatttgtatttgaataaatttggaaaaattttaatacgatttttgtgttatattttattcaaattcaatacggGTTCAAATTTAATGTCTTTCCAAACATAGAGTCAAGATTCTCTTAATTAAACGGCTAAGGTCTAAGTCTTGAAGGTTAcaatttttattgaaataattactgagtatttaagtggagaagggTAGAGATGTGATCGCTTATATATTTCCGTTGATTACTCAAGTGTTTAACAGACATCAGatattatcattaaaaaaaaagataTCAGACTAGAGATAGGTCGGCAGAGTTTAGTCTccaattttctttgaaaaataaaaaaggagataAAAAGTGTTAACCTTCtataagatttgacaaaaaaaaataaaaatattttaaaaaatttttaaaatcacatTGACCTGTCctaagttttaaaaataatatagatcttcttttgaaaatttgtatctttttaattttttgaaattcataaaatcttATGGGTggttttgagatttttgaaatctcatgaaCTGAAAGGAGTACAGTggtttcaaaaaaacaaaaacaaaaacaaaaacaaacaaaaaacaattAGAATGAAGAAAATGGCAACtaaaattcttcttcttcttcttcttcttcttctaaacCCATTATCCTCCTATTTATACCCGTCGTCCAGCGGCAGTTGCAACCATAGCCACCTACGGAACTCATAAAAATATCcattctactctctctctctctctctctctctctctctcttctctctcagaATGGAAGCCAGCAATAATTACAACGACCTCGTGATTCTGAACGACGACCAGCTGCGCACACTCGCAGAGAAAATCCGCTACCAGGAAGCCACCGTCATCCACCAGACCAACTTCAAAACCCAAAAGGAGCGCGACGAGTTCCTCTACGACAGCAAATCCAACCAGGAGTCCGTCCTCGCTCTCCTCGCCACCGGCCAAGAGGTGGTAACCAAGTACCAAGACGACGCCGTTAAGGGCCCCATTGCACGCGACTTGCACCTCTACATCGTCTACTGCTGCAACAGCGCCCTCCAGACCGTCCCCAACTACCACGTCAGGAAGGACTACCTCACGAAAATACGCGCCCACGTGGACGCGCTCCTCAGCGTCCTCGATGACCTGGACAACGCCGAGCGAAACGCCGTCGTCGTGGTGGGCGAAGGCGTCGTCCAGTACAAGAATGCCATGTTGATTTACACCCGACAGTTCAAGAGCACCCTCTCCTCCAACTTCTCCGCCGGGCTTAAGAACGAAGGCACCAAATACGAGAACCTGGTGCAAACGTACGTATACGTATAcgtatatatttattaatttattagtccttgattatgaaaaaaatacgtatatatatattttttttcacgtTTAAACTTTTTGGtctatcattaaaaaaaatgcatttatgacctttttttttttttttttaaaataccagcTAATCTATCTTTTTGCTTTAAACTTTTTTGGCTGACTCATTTAATTAGGTATGTGAACAAGCTTGGGTTTCAAGGGCACTTCAAGGACCTAAGCGATGAGCAAAAGGCACAAGTATGTAATTGAATGTTTATTACAACTGTTAATTATCAAATAATTAATTACCAATTGTCACTTGAAAATAATCGAAAATAAGATCACTAGTTATTACAACAAACAACAGCAGCAGGGTCAGTGTGTTTTGTCTTAACCCTAGATTTTATCATTACTTTatcaaatgtgtgtatgattTGTGTGTATTTAAATTGTGTAGGTGTATGAGTCAATTATTGCTAAATCGGGGCGAGCATCGTCTCCAATCAAGGATGTGATGTCTGCAGCATCTAAGGCTGCAGGCATTGCTGTGAATGTTTACAAAGTGGGGTCAGTGGTGTGGGATATATACACGTCAGATCACAAGTTTAAAACAGCGACACGTGATGCAGTGGTAGCTGTTGCTAAAGAAGGGGGATCGGAGTTGGGGGAAGTCATTGGGGCAGCACTGGCCACAGACCTGCTGGAGGTGGAGGCGGAAGCGCTATTTGTGACCTTGGCTGGAATTGCGGGGGGCTTCATTGGGTCTTTCATTGTGGGAGCATTTGCGGGTTGGTTGATGGATGCCATTTTGGACACCACAACCTTTCCTAGCAGCACCAAAGGACTTCACTGCTACGTCTCTTCCCTACCTGATGGTGTGGCTTTGGCTCGTGCAATTGCATATGATGGTACTAAAGATCTTAATGCCAATTCCACAAATTGATGAGTGCATATTTCTATAGAGAAATACTTAGGGGGTGTTGGTCGaacttttatgtaaaatttgcaatttactaattaTAAAACGTCATATTAGTGCTCGAATCCACACAAGTGAAACACATGTTTTCATGTGAATTTCATATCACTTTATTGAGTTCAAACACTAATATATCATTTTGTAATTAATGGTAAATTACAAATTCTACATGGAGGGTCTATCTATGTTCCCGCACTCACAAAGTTGCTTGTCTGGGTTGTGAATCAAGGGTTTATCTTTTCTATTAAGGCAGATTCCACTATAAATAAATGTGCCTACTATAAGTTTATATATAACTTTttgtccaatttttttttttttgtgcatatttgtgtctttttgtaatgacctgcttaatttgcTATATAGTTAATCACATTAACTATCCTGATACCACTAATTAgtcatataaaaaaaatcaactcgaacccatgggtagcggggatacacctgtcatatacagcggaaacttaagtaacagtaaaaataaattacataaaaatatccaaaccataaagtacataataccaaagttttctacaaTCCACCATAATACCTTATATGTCCATCCTCTAACATCAAAAGATACAACAAGGATCTTCCAACAAAACCTATTGATCctagctaaaaaaaaaaacttaccctcctagtaggatAATACAACGATCTCAACGGAGGGCTATGTCcgcctgtctttctgggttccctaaaatagtttaagctggggtgagacacttcatagtaagggaaataaactaaatacagttgtgtgacaacatgaatatttaatgttataataGATACACAATACATGTCACATACTTAAAAACACTGTAAAAAGCATAATTGAGTAAACATGTAGTTTCATCTCTACTAGATTATACTGTTCATAAATCATCTGATAAAACTAATAGTTCTGAAATTTACCTAgtatgaatagctagttgatgtcatgtattacccctataacgagttgtgcagcccgaaggcgggacttgacaatggctggcctaccactttcgagtcaaaaatgtttgtaagtacgatgggcctgtcacaccctggtccagactgtcaAGTGGACGTgtacaactctatactgaaagtcacatcgactattcatctctcaccccctctactagcaggggcagttagcacaagtttgaactgaactgaactgtatagctacggtaccgtgctcctgtaactgatctaaactatcatccgatttctgataacatataatacatgataatatactgtttaacataaatagattgatagtatGTTTTGATTTCTATAATAACGTAAAAAaaatgcggccttgcgccgattacattcataactgcggccttgcgccgaaaacattcataattacagccttaggctgaaaacatacataatccacAGCCTTGCGctagctatcaatcacgaccttgtgccgaatatatcataaatactaatctgaataaatgtattatttatcatgtattttgataacataatgtactgtattatatTGAAATAAGTGCACATATGCTTTTCCTGTAAACTTGATTAATATAATAccatttgaataaaataatattcatgtcacgtaatgctgaataaaaccataacttctattttaaaatcatatttcctgtataacagcagtattttcccaaatatgcattttctactaatatactcatacatataatacattttttctgaaaattaatttgctaaatagtaataataatttttcatgaaaaataactgctttagtttactctcttacttgacaactgaaaagcccctataaagtttagtcttacacccgtaggcttccccgttcaacaccttaaaaacaacatttcctagaacaaaacttcaatattttcttgactactacaatttCTACAACTACAGGAAAGTTAAATACTGAATAGAAAGTCTTACTCTGAACTTGGGATAAAATTCAAggcagccccaccaacaatccacttcagtagacttgaagagaacttccccagaagtgtcatggtggcctcggattgtcgaaccggtgagaatccagcccgaaaacttagagagaaggagaatgggtcgaacaggagagagagagagagagagagagagagagagagagagagagagagagagagagagagagagagagagagaggaatttgtgCATGAATTTTGGCAAAAAATGAAGTTTAGacttatttatacactggccttcatcgacgagccaagtcacttcgttgacgaggtcaagaaggaaattcgtcaatgATTTCTTAcacctcattgacgaaatttagaattgcaatatatcctcttggtatcttctcgttgacgagacatgtccccgtcgacgaggccctatttAAATATTCcaaatacaatttccttttcccccttcttttattatttaaatatcataattttttgggtcactacattctcccctctttataaaatttcgtcctcaaaatttgttgttTATACGATTCATCATCCCTTGAAAACAAAcattctacttattttattacttaccctcacttcactacaaaaaataaggttattagtgacgtttttcaatttgtcgctatacctgtcgttactaatacttagtagtgacaaattttttaaatcgtcactaataatagagtattagtgacagattaaaatcgtcactaataatagagtattagtgacgaattaaagcAGTCACTAAagacctaagcccgtcactataaattctacaccagatcgaccaaaaatcgtcactaaaaccacagtattagtgacggtttcaaaatcgttaCTATTTCtgaattattagtgatagttttaaaaccgtcactaattctccattattagtgacagttttagattcgtcactattgctcaattattagtgacggttctaaaaccgtcactaatactcatttTTAGTGACgatattaaaaccgtcactattggtctgttattagtgacggttataaaaccatcactattgctctgcagatcacttatggatttagtgacggttttaagccatagtattagtgacgattttgaattcgtcactaatacttaaattgcacaattaatagtgaatttaatttttttcccaaattattaattcctgtaaaaatatgtaagtaaattacataacattaaaccataattgcaataaaattcacaaattattcaaaattctaattcaaatttaaatacaaatatattatacaaattcaaatacatatacaaattcaaattcaaatacaaatatattatacaaattcaaatttaaatacatttcatttgttcagataaaaataaaaagtgaaaaaCTGCATCCGAGCTGCATAACatcgtcctgacgttgtcacagttgcaaaccctacaaattaagaaagttaaaaaaattagtatatgatttttgaaaataaatcactacctAGCACAGATacaggcataaaaaataaattacatcaTTGTAAGAGGAAACATCATATTGTAAACAATCAGTTTGATTGTAGCGATTTGAATGTAAACAATATCAGCAAAGCTTTCTTTGTATAGGACGAAAAAATCCACCCCTCAATATAGACAGTACACaccaatacaaagaatgaaaaacacaGCAACAATGCAAATTAGGCAGCATACACTAGCACAAAGCAACACTATAGAACTTGAAAGGttaagttcaaaaagcagtcaTGACTACAGAATTCAGTATTCTAGGAGGAATCACAGATATAAATAGCCTCTCCAAGGTTCTCTTTGACCACATAGTCCACAACGAATAACTCCAGGCACTTGGCTTGTTAGAGAGAGACTCTCTCCCTTCTATCTAGGAAGGGCAAGTCGTGAGTGGAGTGTGGTGTTCTTCCTTGAATCTTGCGGATTGGTGTTTTCTTGGTGTGAGTTGAGGCTGATCTTGGGTTTGTTTGCGGCGGATTCTATCTTGGACTTGAGTTTAACCTCTAATTTGGTCGGATTCTCATATTTGGAAGTGTGAAAAGTATCCCGAGAAGTTTCCCGCTCatgaaaatgtgaaaatgagTGGCTCGGGCTGCTTGAAGGAAGGTGATGATGGGAACCGGGTTTCGTCCCCTAATGGATCAAAGATTGAAATGAAGAAGAAAATAGAGGATGCCTTGAACTTTATTGAGTTTC
This genomic stretch from Malania oleifera isolate guangnan ecotype guangnan chromosome 3, ASM2987363v1, whole genome shotgun sequence harbors:
- the LOC131150913 gene encoding uncharacterized protein LOC131150913; translated protein: MEASNNYNDLVILNDDQLRTLAEKIRYQEATVIHQTNFKTQKERDEFLYDSKSNQESVLALLATGQEVVTKYQDDAVKGPIARDLHLYIVYCCNSALQTVPNYHVRKDYLTKIRAHVDALLSVLDDLDNAERNAVVVVGEGVVQYKNAMLIYTRQFKSTLSSNFSAGLKNEGTKYENLVQTYVNKLGFQGHFKDLSDEQKAQVYESIIAKSGRASSPIKDVMSAASKAAGIAVNVYKVGSVVWDIYTSDHKFKTATRDAVVAVAKEGGSELGEVIGAALATDLLEVEAEALFVTLAGIAGGFIGSFIVGAFAGWLMDAILDTTTFPSSTKGLHCYVSSLPDGVALARAIAYDGTKDLNANSTN